A segment of the Branchiostoma floridae strain S238N-H82 chromosome 10, Bfl_VNyyK, whole genome shotgun sequence genome:
atgcccccctccctccatcTGACAAAAAGGCATAAACTGACCTTCAAAATCTCCCCATCTGCCTTGATGATCTCCAAGCCGATGACGTAGTTGGAGATGGAGGGGAACCTGCCGCCCGACCCGTGGCTGCCAGTAGCGATGATTCCCGCCACGCTCTGTTCGTTGATGTCCCCTGCTATCGGCAGGCAGACGTCGTACTTCTCAGCCAACTCCTCGAAAAACTCCTTCAAGTACTTCCCCGCCTGGACGGTGACGTCGTAGCACTGGTCTCCTTCCGGCGTGAAGCAGTTATGGACTTTTGTGACGGAAATGATTTCCTTCATCTTGTGTAAACTAACGAGGTAACCGCTTGTTGTCAAGATGGAGTCATCGCTGTGACCAGATCCGATGATGCGCACCTTCTGTCCTTCGCCACCCGCCTTTTTTACAATCCTGATGACTTCTTCTTTGTTTGCAGGTGCCAGCATACATTTCGCTCCAAACTTGACCCCCTTCCAGTTCTCATAGTAGCCCCTCTCGTGTGTGTATCCACCTTCTACGTCTTGCCTGTGGTTTTGGGCGCTCAGAAGTTTGTACCCAGGAAGCAGCAATCGACCATCCACCGTGTGGCCGTTGTGCTCGCTGTCGTCTGCAGGCACTGGTTCGTACacaaaatcgatcggacgaagGTGGCGGTACCCGAACTCAACATAGTACCGTAGAAAGGACCACAACGTGGTCATGAAGATGAAGGCGTACTTGATCTTGAAGATCACAACTTCCCCCACTGTTAATGACCCGAACTTGCCCTGATTGATGCCATAGATCTCGATAGTGGCTGGAATGAAGATGACTTTCTGAAAGTACAACAGAAACTTGTTGTTGTCATGAAACCTCGTGGCTTCGGCTAGGATCGTCACAATGTACATGGACCACGTGATGATCTCCACGATACCATGGATAAGCACGTGAGCCAGATGAGTCTGATTTTGCACCCTGTACACGAGGTTTAGAACAAACTCGATAATAGCGCTCAACAGGACGATTGCGGCAAAGACGATCTTCCAAAAATGGCGCAAATATGGCGGCTGTGAGTAGGACGCCCTTCTGAAGACTTTGATAGAGCGATGGATGCAGTAGCCTAAGACTGGCACGTACACGAGGTTATACAGGAGAACGTTTACAAGGCAAGGCGTGAGGAGGCCACCAGGCTGGGTAGGCCCCCATCCAACCGGACTGCAGAATCCTGGGATtcctgtgacgtcatcactgGTGTTGCTGATGTTGTCGGCCATTTTGTCCCTGAAACAGAGGAAACAAAAAAGTTACTCTTTGGTGCCAATATTGGTACAACTGTTTAACTATTGCAACCATAAGACGTATTGGCCTTTATTATTGACCAGTGACACTTTGAGGGATTTTTATAGACATACCGCAATACTCTGTAGCCCCCTCTTCACGTGCGATGCCAGCATATATCAAAGGGCAACATGACATACTCTAGCCAAGTGCTATTTAAGGACATTCATTCTACCCGTCGGGAACAGGGAACCCACTGGTCACACATAGCTCTAATTCCGATACAACGTAACGCAGATCGGAAACATAGATTGAGAGGCGTTTGACAGATTGCCTCTTATGCATGTGTCTCTAATAGCAGGAACAATCTACAACTGTCACACCTCTTACAGAATGGACTAATTTTGTAGAGAGAAATATGGACGAATGACTGGTCTTGTGAGTATAATTTGATTTATGATAATTTGTCGCATTGCAGATTCAAAAGCCTGACGACAACTCGCATTTGTTCGAGCAGGTTCGAACAAAGACACGCAGGTTGTTCATTTTATCTAATATCTTTTCCCATGTTTATTGAGAACCTGTAAAAAAGGAACATGTGCTTATAGTACTATACGGCGAGATCGCTACAACATTTTGTTGCCTCAGATCTATCTGACAACTAAAAACAAGCCATAACCTATATAGCATAGCCCTGGGGCACACATACTGTGGTGGCCACCCTTTCTTATCAAAGTCTCTCTCGTGAATTCCATGACATcagtgatatctcactgcacttggggcaccggtgcggcactgcgaggttccTTCACTTCGGCACTGTTGTGATATTTTcgacgatttttttttattatttagatatttatgacttagaagacaacaaaatacacaaaacgtaagaaaattctttatctctgaaattcgttgagctattttcgaacaccgcagtgccgcaccggtgccgcaagtgcagtgtgATACCACCTATAAATGTAGGCATTTACAGCAGGGTGAAGGCTGGGCAAAACATAGAGAGATTTAGTACTGCTAGCCTTTCAACTTCCAAGCTCCTAGTCACCTGTCTGATTATGCTCTCTTTGTGTAACAGTCCCGGCTGCTGGATAATGTGATAGACCACAATAATAAGATATTCCAGAACAATGAAAACAAGTCGTACTACACGGTGGCTATTATGTAGCGTGAATTATGTATTATGCACAGGTGCCCCCATGTGTCTTTGAACAGTCTCAAAACCCCTCCACCACTATTAAAGGAAAATCACTGAAATACTGGTTTACGTATGCGTGGCAAAGAAATGTATTTGTTGCTGCTTACTATTAGATAAGAATTACAATACAACAAAGCCATTGTTTATCAAATAGACCCTATTGAACAAGCTGCCAGGGTTTGAAAAGACCAAAAATTTCATTATGATTTTAGAGATTAGGAATGTAGGGACAAACTTAACCAGTTAACCAGTGTTTGTAGACTTAACAGAGTTTGTAGACTTTCAAGTTTTTGGGGTGGGGGATTTTGCGGCAGTACTCAAAGCAAACGAATGAACTGTACTTAGAAAAGGGTGTATTATGTATGGACTTATGGAAATGACCGACGTCCTGTATGAAAGAAAATTTCATTAAGCTTGCAATACTTTCAACTAGTGTGAAGAAGGATACTATGTATAAAGTCCTTGGTATAAAGGAACGGCAATGCACTGACAATGCGTCGAAAGGGATGATCCTCACATAGAAGAAACAGCTTCaagtaatatccaagcagatcctacggtagcacaagATTGTatgaaaagctgccagaggagtgaagccggtctaggagtgtgtttggctaccggagtggctgatgactTTCTTTGGCCGGCTtaactccttagccagctttgatactatcttatgccactggtaaatctgcctgcaGATTATCTCCAAGAAACCTGTCGCTAAATGTATGGAGAAATCGACTGTTAGAGCTATAGCtacttttgtattttgttattgttatttgatCAACCATTAGAGTAACCCTGACCTTTGCATAACGTAAAAGACGTCACAGCTAAACTAACACCTTTGAAACTCACAGGTGCGTCGGGTTTCTTTTATGTTACTCAAAGGGCCCTGTCAAACAATATGGACGGCATTCTATTGATCTTAATCAACTTGTCACAAACCTAGGTTCTGAATTAGTATTCGGGTTACAGTAACAACGTTTCGGACAATTCTTATTAACTCTAAAATCAACACTATGAGGAGAGCTCTCACAGTGAAGTGGGCGGAATTGACAATTGATACAAGTCTGCATCGTTTAAGACAATCTGCGTTACCGCAAAGTTCCTAAACTTTCAAACGTACAGCTAGACAACTAAAACTAGAACGCATGTCTTACCTTATAACTGGCGCAGATCGTATCACAGAATCAGATACATTCATACATCTTAAGACGTTCTAGCTGCTTCTTGGCGTTGTGAACCTAAGACCCTCTTGCTCTCACACGTTTTTCTTCTTGAGACAATTCACTTCTTCTCCTAAGTCACAAAAGCCTTCCGTTTGTGTAAATACGACTGTATGTTATGTAAAGCTCGCAAAGTGAGTTGTTATGTCTCACCTTTCAACCGCGTCATAGGTGACCTTTGAACCTTCACACTTTTGGCGGGATCGTCTTAGAATATGTTTTatctaaatcaaatcaaagttaGATTGATGATGTAAAATATTCAATCGGCCGGCTTCTTgaatagatatttttttctgaaaacaatCCTTTTCTTATCATTCTTCTccaggcaatttttttttgctattagGCAGTGTGTATAATAAGAGGATTATTTTTAGAGGATCGCCAGGAACTTTTGTGACGAACCCTGGCCATTTCCTTGGCCCAATGGGACGTGCCGTTAAGTAAAAGGGCGTTCACCCATGCAGGTATGTCGCTCGAGGCGTCAAGTACTGTTGTAGACAAACAATGGTAGCATGGCCAAACTGTCTCAAATTACACAGGTGAAAACAGTGCCATTTTCTGACTCAAGGACTTTATATTATAGAAGTATGACGCAAGGGTTTCCACCATTCAATTACAAGAACATTGAACAATGTCCCTACGCAAAGGTCTATAGGCCCTAAGGTATGTTACTAACGCTGAAGCTGTCTTTATATTTTACACCAATATACGTATAGAGAGTAGAATGTACAAGATAGAACACAATTCACACAGCAGCAACCTGTTAGATTCTTATTGTATTCTTCTGTATTCTTAACTTctttctgtgaaaaaaaatgaatatcagAAACAAATTCTCCATTGATGCGACgatttcaaaatatagcagacAAATTCTAACGCATCTCTTTCAAATGTATCAAAATTTTGGTCTACTACAGTAAGCCACCTGGCTGTTAAGAAACAAACAGTTACCTGGAAAAACACGTGCGCTTTGAAGAGCTGGTATCGAGTCCACACCGATTCACTCTCTGTGCAGACGGAGCTCTCTCTAGTACTGACGCGTTCCGCACGTGAAATAGATGTACTTATATACCGATTGCACCGTTACTAGGATACGCCCATCTAATACTTCCGACATACCGGAAGAGGAGCGGCCCCCAAACAGAGCTCACGAAACAACATTTGATCGGTCTAGATCTATGTCTGCACAATGACTCAACTGAAGATATAAGGAAACAAAATTTGTcgctatttctctctctctctctctctctctctctctctctctctctctctctcttctttttctctcttccCTCTCTCCTCTCTTTCATATTGTCATCTCTACCCTATTTTTCTAGATTCTTATGGatctatctatgtatgtatCAATTAAAATATTTGCCATAACAAACTTTACAGCTCCCTTGTGTATACCCAAAAGGGCGTAGCATTTAAAATACTGTTGGGCATTTGAAGCGTGGTAcctcatgacgtcataatcaaACGATGCTTCCAAATATGGTGACATGGATGGAGAATCCTCTCTTTACTTCCGGGGATGCTTTTGTAAAAATGGGAGAGCTGTCACCGTGAATAAGTGAGTGTGCTGTCCTCACTTACCTATTCATACACTTGTCGGTCTTAATAATTACAGCTGTTACATGGCATTGATAAACGAAGTTCAAGGTCATCATTGTActgttgaatattttagaattcCAGCCTTGCGTGTTCTGACAGAATTGAGTTACGGTGCACTTAGTGGTTACAAGGCATGTGTTAGGAGAACGTATTACATATCAAATGGTGTAGAAATAATTCTATTGTATAAGCATACATATAGTATAGGTAAGCATACAAGGCGGTTACAGGTATTTTGTGGGTAGATGACGTGCAATATTATCATCACTTCTTCCATAGAGGTTATTCATACTTGTTTAGAGTTGCCTGAGTGTCCAACTCTCCACAAACATATGAGAGGGTATATCTTGATGTGTGAAAGATACAaaaagagacacacacagaagGAAACACTCAGGCgcataaagagagagagatagaggggtaaaggaagagagagagagaaaacagCATTACACGTACACAAATATTTAAGGTCTGACACCAGTTCTGTCACATTATCATGCTTAACATATACCTGTTAGTCCAACTATGGTGCAAAGAAAATCTTTGTTCGGCACACCACAgaaacatacacacgcacacacacacagagatacatacacacagaagtAGACAAAGTAAGAGATAGCAATAACGTTATAAATAGTGCATGAAATACTACAGCCTAACCAATTTCTCATTTACCCTTGTACATGACTGCTTGTACTGCTGAATACACACTTGTTAGCCCAACTACCGTACAGAAGCATCTTTGTTCGATACATTAAACCGCGGAAACCAAACACTATTACATTGTGTATACCCTTACTCAGACCTTGAGTATAACAATGCCGTTTCAGAGTTGACACAAGTGTGTTTCTACCTAACCATACCGACATGTTCCTGTTCAATTACATTTCTTAATTCATTCTGCACTGTTGAAACTGAAAGGTTGGCTGAAGGCTGCAAAGCATTTTGCGTAAGTCAATAAGTTTGAGTAAACTTCAAAGCGGAAGTAGCTTTATCATttgagatataacgttaactctAGCTTAGCAAACGTATCCTCCGGTATCAACACATTGCCGTCCGCTATTCATGCCAAATACTCTGATGATAAATCCCCCTATCCTAATCGTAATAGTCCTCACCCTATTTTCCCACACATTTACGTGAAGATCGATATACTTTACAACATGTTGtatcaaaaatacatgaacTAACGACAACGCGGACTAGCTAATATTACATACTTAACGTGCCCCTTTGGACCAATAAAAGTTTGGATCCATATCGTATTGTTTTGTTCTGTGTAATATGAAAAAGACACAGCGCGAGCCAAAGATCTAGCTACCATAAAGCTCACATTGAAGAAAAAACACGTACCTTTTTTTGTGGATCGCAGCTGATCCACAAACTTTCAGGAGTTCAAGTTCGACAAGTTGACAATCTCACTTTACAAGTTTGAATCTGTGTCCTGGTAGCTCGAAGCTTGTTACTATGAGCACGACTGTAGTAGAGGTAGTGTCTTTTATAGCCGATAAAAAAAGATATTCCCGTGGGAGGGAGAAGGAATGATCATTGATTTTAAGTGTTTCCTGTGTGCGTATGTGATGATGGTGGGAAAGTACCTCCAATATGTGTGACTGTATGTGGTCGTGAACTATGACCCGTTGCCACTAGCAACGCGTCAGGTCATCGAAGGTCAAATTTGAACGTGTCTTAAAAACGGTTTCAGTGTAAGACAAGCGCATCCTGACTATCTTAACGTTATACAGTATCTTGTTAGTGATATTTACAGGTAAAAACAATCAATTCTACGACTCCATTGACGTTTCACATCTACCTAATGTTGTTATGGGCATGGGTCACCTGTAAAAGTGGGCGGTTACTTCCGTTGGACTTTGGCGTTAgcgtcatgttttttttaaaaaaagaacaagtctCTGACATGCACCCAATGTTACACAATGTGTCATGTGTGAGGAATGTTTCGCAGAAAAGAAGGTCAATGACTTCATTAAACTGCTTTGTGTCACATATCGCTATATTTATACAGTTTTAACTTTTCTTCGAGCATCGTAGTGATAGATTGCCCATCAATACAACAATTTGTGATAAGTTCTCACCAAATTCGTACTGCAGAACGAGAATATCAATGAAAATCAATTCTCGATAAAGAAGTCTGGCTATATTTCATCCTCTATTGTTGCATTCCATACTCAAGTTTTATCATTTATCTGTACAGTTCTATAAAAGTTTTTGAAATAACCTGTGATCACAATAACTAGAAATCCATTTGGTTAACGGGTGAGCATTCTATGCATCTGTAAGTTGGAGAAGCCAGTAAAACAAGTAATTGCACCATAACAAAACAGACGAAAGAAGCACAAACCCACTATAGTGAAATAACATGAGCTACATGTGACGACATCTAACCACAAAAACGTCCCACACACCAAAGGAATTTCCTTTTCTACGATTAGCTTAGTCAAAGTCACGCAAGTTGAATGATTAGTAATATCCTATGACAACGATCTACTAAAAATATTTTACGCTGTTCTTTCCGCATACATACACGAACCTCTGGTATGAAATTTATGAGTAAGCCACAataagtaaattttgtggatgacagtCTATGCAGagtacaaaaataatgagatagcgcgaaaacaaaaaacaagatgggtaaaaaaacaaggtggcaagattttcaaaatatacactatgaacgtcgtaacaagattcgaagtgacaaaacgtggcatcacaactaacaaggcttTCATCCTGTATTTTAGTGATACTAATaagacgaaaattaatgagcgcgctgttgtcatccataaaattttcttgctgtggccttacctttAAAACTGGTCGAAGAAGGATTTTTATATCCTCAGTATGAGTTGTTGGCAATTGTAACCTGCCTAACTAAGAAATACAGGCAATGCATTCAAGTACTCTACAGCACCTAAAAGAAACTGAGAACGCCTGCGCATAGTCTGCATACATGTGCCTTTCCTACAGTATAAAATTGTAACGTAAATAACCTTGATGAAAGTTCATTTTGAGTAGCTATAGGTTAATATATTGATATGCTGTAAAATCGCTTATAATATAAACAAACCTTGCAGTGAGATGTCGCCCAgttgtgtttgagttgtccGCAAGGCAATGACATCACATACCAGCTTCCCCTCCGCCAACGATGGGTACATGGAACATACCCATAACATAGCAGGTGGTCGCTAGGAGTGACGTCACAGGGTCACTCGACATCACTCATTTTCCTGTAACAGCCTAGTGGTGCCAAAAAAGCCAAACCGCAGTGGTACTTATTAGGATGTTTATTAGGTTAGAGGGAAGTATTACCATGCCATTTTACTTCCAATACAAGTGATGCAGTCATGATCAGTCCCCACATTGGCCTAGCTTGGGGCACTGCAGTGCTTGTTGAAACCGCATAAAGCGCTGTTACAATGTGTTTGCCATCGGTTGGTATCATACTTTCCTCATCTTGGTTGACATCCAAGCAGAAGTTATCCAACTAACTAAACAAGAACATCTGGAGGGATTATGTGTCCTTATCGACAGCCTTTAACCCTAAGACGAGAACTCAAGGGCGCTGATGTGCCagtgaaaggaaacaacagacTCTTCAATGACTGTGCCCTTTCTTCACATCTCTCTAGTTTGTGAAGGGAAGGTTGTAGTCAAGTTGTACTTTAATATGCGGTGCCTAAACATTGTGTGTATGCTATAAGGTATGGCTTAGATGATAGAGTTCATTGCCCTTGTCACTCTGATTCTGGTTTAAATTGCAAAGATTAGATCTAATTTTTAACTTTTAATCTAAAAAGTTAGTGTTGATATTATACATGAAGCTGACATATGTGGCTTAGATTGCATGCGTAGTAGTTTTTCATGGACTTAATTGAACACTTCCACCCCACAAGACACTGGGGTTTACCACTACAATGACCACAACTAGATCACTGCTGCTTATCCGCATATAGCCGACACAAATTTGGTGCAAACCGAGTACCTTAACATGCTGAAGACTAAACCCGATTATCAATTAGAaaagtagaagccgtttaattacacaccccatttgccagcgcatgtcgtgcaattatccggatg
Coding sequences within it:
- the LOC118424624 gene encoding L-gulono-1,4-lactone dehydrogenase-like, whose amino-acid sequence is MADNISNTSDDVTGIPGFCSPVGWGPTQPGGLLTPCLVNVLLYNLVYVPVLGYCIHRSIKVFRRASYSQPPYLRHFWKIVFAAIVLLSAIIEFVLNLVYRVQNQTHLAHVLIHGIVEIITWSMYIVTILAEATRFHDNNKFLLYFQKVIFIPATIEIYGINQGKFGSLTVGEVVIFKIKYAFIFMTTLWSFLRYYVEFGYRHLRPIDFVYEPVPADDSEHNGHTVDGRLLLPGYKLLSAQNHRQDVEGGYTHERGYYENWKGVKFGAKCMLAPANKEEVIRIVKKAGGEGQKVRIIGSGHSDDSILTTSGYLVSLHKMKEIISVTKVHNCFTPEGDQCYDVTVQAGKYLKEFFEELAEKYDVCLPIAGDINEQSVAGIIATGSHGSGGRFPSISNYVIGLEIIKADGEILKVTQEDPRLLDAVRVHLGVFGVVTEVTLRCVQNYHIKKIRRGRVMDEVLGELETKLRDNEHFEFFYFPHTDKCQTVSSHRCYCKENDDPNDDCVEPNKFSTFTTWYVENFVLLAVHRFANYFTSMTPWTMKFQTLFLDSTPISGPTTLVQSGNVRLERFSEIEIAIPYERCKEAFQEIKDLIEEARNWQEPYMCNQIIEVRFSRGETSYLSPLYLQKLPERPKGEEWRPDFMWISLNAYDEGTAYRRFFLLTQNILIDKYGGRPHWGKQTYMSARQRGRCFPKFTDFVEERLKHDPTGMFVNSYLADAFLPEGNVCGTTCVCKGPCHCAILSGLHSPPVRECPVDVFRFETVRESDV